The following coding sequences are from one bacterium window:
- the secA gene encoding preprotein translocase subunit SecA: protein ASTEKYYIINGIAPYLKPEKHYIVDEKARSATLTEDGVSEVERRLNVKNLYDPQNIDVLHHVNQALRAHALFKRDVDYVVKNDEVIIVDEFTGRLMPGRRWSDGLHQAIEAKEGVRIENENQTLATITFQNYFRMYKKLSGMTGTADTEAEEFHKIYKLDVVVIPTHQPMIREDEADRIYKTEQAKFDAVVTKIRELHEKGQPALVGTISIEKSERLAKMLQRYGLPHSVLNAKQHEREAEIVAQAGRFGAVTISTNMAGRGTDIMLGGNPEFLARSETGPDVSEEEFKAAVARYKGQCAAEKRKVIEAGGLYILGTERHESRRIDNQLRGRSGRQGDPGRSLFYLSLEDDLLRIFGGERISGLMERMGMGEADEIQHPWLSRAIANAQRKVEGHNFQIRKNLIEFDDVMNQQRHTVYSRRREILANESNKDMVLDMIDQTVTEIVEECVPEKIGEGFDSTQLKDRVLAAFNVLLADSDLSAGQTLQEELGKNLYDRMIAIYEERERANGADLMRRIETVLLLQTLDALWKDHLLSMDHLREGIGLRGYGQKDPILEYKKEGYMLFREMMNSFVADTVSKLFRVKVSSEESVSRVAERGRQRQAASAVHSGTSAFDEAPPEARGDHGRRQGTILREAPKVGRNDPCPCGSGKKYKKCCGA, encoded by the coding sequence CGGCGTCCACCGAGAAGTACTACATCATCAACGGCATCGCGCCCTACCTCAAGCCGGAGAAACACTACATCGTGGACGAGAAGGCGCGCTCCGCGACGCTCACCGAGGACGGCGTCTCCGAGGTCGAGAGGCGGCTCAACGTAAAGAACCTCTACGATCCGCAGAACATAGACGTGCTCCACCACGTCAATCAGGCCCTGAGGGCCCACGCGCTCTTCAAGAGGGACGTGGACTACGTGGTCAAGAACGACGAGGTGATCATCGTCGACGAGTTCACCGGGCGACTCATGCCCGGCAGACGCTGGAGCGACGGCCTTCACCAGGCGATCGAGGCCAAGGAAGGCGTGCGCATAGAGAACGAGAACCAGACACTGGCGACGATCACCTTCCAGAATTACTTCAGGATGTACAAGAAGCTTTCCGGCATGACCGGGACCGCGGACACGGAGGCCGAGGAGTTCCATAAGATCTACAAACTGGACGTGGTGGTCATACCCACGCACCAGCCGATGATACGAGAGGACGAGGCCGACCGCATATACAAGACCGAACAGGCCAAGTTCGATGCGGTCGTTACCAAGATACGCGAGCTCCACGAGAAAGGGCAGCCTGCGCTGGTCGGCACCATATCGATCGAGAAGTCAGAGCGGCTCGCCAAGATGCTCCAGAGGTACGGTCTGCCGCACAGCGTGCTCAACGCCAAACAGCACGAGCGCGAGGCGGAGATAGTGGCGCAGGCGGGTCGTTTCGGCGCGGTGACGATATCCACGAACATGGCCGGCCGCGGGACCGACATAATGCTCGGCGGCAACCCCGAGTTCCTTGCACGGAGCGAGACCGGACCGGATGTCTCCGAGGAGGAGTTCAAGGCGGCGGTCGCCCGCTACAAGGGGCAGTGCGCCGCGGAGAAGAGAAAGGTGATAGAGGCAGGCGGGCTCTACATCCTGGGCACCGAGAGGCACGAGTCTAGGCGCATAGACAATCAGCTCAGGGGCCGCTCCGGCCGCCAGGGTGACCCCGGCAGATCGCTGTTCTACCTCTCCCTCGAGGACGATCTGCTCAGGATCTTCGGCGGTGAGCGGATATCCGGCCTCATGGAGCGGATGGGCATGGGCGAGGCGGACGAGATACAGCATCCGTGGCTGTCGCGCGCCATCGCCAACGCACAGCGCAAGGTCGAGGGCCACAACTTCCAGATAAGGAAGAACCTGATCGAATTCGACGACGTGATGAACCAGCAGCGCCACACGGTCTATTCGAGGCGCCGCGAGATACTGGCCAACGAGAGCAACAAGGACATGGTCCTCGACATGATCGACCAGACGGTGACGGAGATCGTCGAGGAGTGCGTTCCAGAGAAGATCGGCGAGGGCTTCGACTCCACTCAGCTCAAGGACAGGGTCCTCGCCGCGTTCAACGTCCTGCTCGCGGATTCCGATCTGTCCGCCGGGCAGACGTTGCAGGAGGAGCTGGGTAAAAACCTGTACGACCGCATGATCGCGATCTACGAAGAGAGGGAGCGCGCCAACGGCGCAGACCTCATGCGGCGGATCGAGACCGTACTGTTGCTCCAGACGCTCGACGCCCTTTGGAAGGACCACCTGCTCTCCATGGATCACCTCCGCGAGGGGATAGGGCTCCGCGGTTACGGGCAGAAGGACCCGATACTCGAGTACAAGAAGGAAGGGTACATGCTCTTCCGCGAGATGATGAACAGCTTCGTCGCGGACACGGTTTCAAAGCTGTTCAGGGTCAAGGTCTCCAGCGAGGAGAGCGTCTCGCGCGTCGCCGAGCGGGGCAGACAGCGCCAGGCCGCGAGCGCCGTGCATTCCGGGACTAGCGCCTTCGACGAAGCTCCCCCGGAGGCCCGCGGCGACCACGGCAGGAGGCAGGGCACGATCCTTCGCGAAGCCCCCAAGGTCGGCCGCAACGACCCCTGTCCCTGCGGCTCGGGGAAAAAGTACAAGAAGTGCTGCGGCGCCTGA